The Nitrospira sp. genome contains a region encoding:
- a CDS encoding ATP-dependent helicase: MLISMPARGAGDSQLCRCKVSGGMLYSATAPVMSLTAQSDANMDREIKPYILKRTSDQDQVRKFSLDYAKELNAQQYAAVTAADGPALVIAGAGSGKTRTLVHRVAYLIDSGVDPSHILLLTFTRKSSEEMLERVGALIGSRSQRVCGGTFHSVANMLLRRHGRVLGIEPGFTIMDRGDAEDLIALLRAQLGLNEKDKRFPRKGTIAEIYSKCENTLRGLEEIVLDEFSHFADHLEALGKLQRAYQAAKRQRQLLDYDDLLVLLRDLLTKDEPTRRAISQQFRYILVDEYQDTNRLQAELIRKLAATHDNVMVVGDDSQSIYAFRGATFRNIMEFPSWFPGAKIYKLEENYRSTQPILSLANEIIQEAPEKYTKHLFTRKLDGPLPALVEAAGENAQSRFVAQKILELREEGVPLSEIAVLFRSSFHSFDLEIELSRCGLPFVKRGGIKFIEAAHVKDLLAHLRVVVNPQDAVSWHRVLMLVEGVGPKKAQDLVAAMVRVNDPYQVLRDSSGRSGKGLKELGVVLENLSKSDDLSPTEQVNRVYEYYLPILKDHHDDYPKRIRDLDHLHTIAESYPGLTEFLADLALAPPDGSAVGVEPSGRDDEQVVLSTIHSAKGLEWQCVFLLWVVDGKFPSVFSFNTDEELEEERRLLYVAVTRAKRYLFLTYPINVYDRTSGMLLSKPSRFLDHVSPRLFETLALVEEGHGHEWGHEHDRYV; this comes from the coding sequence GTGTTGATCTCGATGCCTGCGCGCGGAGCAGGCGACTCGCAGCTCTGTCGTTGCAAGGTCTCCGGTGGTATGTTATACAGCGCGACCGCTCCCGTCATGAGCCTCACTGCCCAGTCGGATGCCAACATGGACCGAGAGATCAAGCCCTACATTCTGAAACGGACTTCGGATCAAGACCAGGTCCGGAAGTTCTCGTTGGACTATGCCAAGGAGCTCAACGCGCAGCAGTATGCGGCCGTGACGGCGGCCGATGGCCCTGCGCTGGTCATTGCCGGTGCCGGAAGCGGCAAAACGCGGACGCTCGTGCATCGCGTCGCCTATCTGATTGATTCCGGGGTGGATCCCTCGCACATTTTGCTGCTGACCTTCACGAGGAAGTCTTCGGAGGAGATGCTGGAGCGTGTCGGCGCTTTGATCGGATCGCGCAGCCAGCGAGTTTGTGGCGGCACCTTCCATTCGGTCGCCAACATGCTGCTGCGGCGCCATGGACGAGTCCTCGGGATCGAACCGGGCTTTACGATTATGGATCGCGGCGATGCGGAAGATCTGATCGCTCTCCTGCGCGCCCAATTGGGCCTGAACGAAAAAGATAAGCGATTCCCTCGCAAGGGAACGATTGCGGAGATTTACAGCAAGTGCGAAAACACGCTGCGTGGATTAGAAGAGATTGTCCTCGACGAGTTTTCCCACTTTGCCGATCATCTGGAAGCGCTAGGGAAGCTTCAGCGCGCCTACCAGGCCGCGAAGCGCCAGCGCCAGCTCCTTGATTATGACGATCTTCTGGTGCTGCTGCGGGACTTGTTGACGAAAGATGAGCCTACCAGGCGGGCGATCTCACAGCAATTCCGCTACATTTTGGTGGATGAGTATCAGGATACGAATCGGCTGCAGGCGGAACTCATTCGGAAGCTGGCTGCCACGCACGACAATGTCATGGTCGTGGGTGACGACTCCCAGTCCATTTATGCGTTTCGGGGCGCGACGTTCCGCAACATCATGGAATTTCCCTCCTGGTTCCCCGGCGCCAAGATCTACAAGTTGGAGGAAAATTACCGCAGCACCCAGCCGATTCTGAGCCTGGCCAACGAAATCATTCAGGAAGCCCCCGAGAAATATACGAAGCATCTGTTCACGCGCAAGCTGGATGGACCCTTGCCGGCGCTGGTGGAGGCGGCCGGGGAGAATGCGCAGTCTCGATTTGTGGCCCAAAAAATCCTGGAACTGCGAGAAGAAGGCGTTCCGCTGAGTGAGATTGCGGTACTTTTTCGCTCCAGCTTTCACTCCTTCGATCTGGAAATCGAGTTGTCGCGTTGCGGGCTGCCGTTTGTGAAGCGGGGCGGGATCAAATTCATCGAGGCAGCCCATGTCAAGGATCTCCTGGCTCACTTGCGGGTGGTCGTGAATCCTCAGGATGCAGTCAGTTGGCATCGCGTACTCATGCTGGTCGAAGGGGTGGGTCCCAAGAAGGCGCAGGATCTGGTGGCGGCCATGGTGAGGGTGAACGATCCGTACCAGGTGTTGCGGGACAGTAGCGGTCGTTCGGGCAAGGGGTTGAAAGAGTTGGGGGTGGTGCTTGAAAACCTGTCGAAGAGTGATGATTTGAGTCCGACCGAACAGGTGAATCGGGTGTATGAATATTATCTACCGATCCTCAAAGATCATCATGATGACTATCCCAAGCGGATTCGGGATCTGGATCATCTGCATACCATTGCCGAAAGTTATCCCGGCTTGACTGAGTTCCTGGCTGATTTGGCGCTGGCACCGCCGGACGGCAGTGCTGTGGGCGTGGAACCGTCGGGGCGGGACGATGAGCAGGTGGTGCTGTCCACGATTCATTCGGCGAAGGGGTTGGAGTGGCAGTGCGTATTTTTGTTGTGGGTCGTCGACGGAAAGTTCCCTTCTGTATTTTCTTTCAACACCGATGAAGAGCTGGAAGAGGAGCGGCGCTTACTGTATGTCGCGGTGACTCGGGCGAAGCGCTACCTGTTCCTGACCTATCCGATCAATGTGTACGACCGGACTTCCGGTATGTTGTTGTCCAAGCCGTCGCGATTCCTGGATCACGTGTCGCCCCGTTTGTTTGAAACATTGGCTCTGGTCGAGGAAGGCCATGGGCATGAATGGGGGCACGAGCATGATCGGTACGTCTAG
- the tuf gene encoding elongation factor Tu, whose translation MAKAKFERRKPHVNIGTIGHVDHGKTTLTSALTKICSDRGMAKFVSYDEVAKASESQGRRDASKIMTIAISHVEYETDNRHYAHVDCPGHADYVKNMITGAAQMDGAILVVSAADGPMPQTREHILLARQVGVPYIVVFLNKADKVDDKELLELVELEVRELLTKYDFPGDKIPIVQGSALKAVEGDQGPLGVPSILKLLEAVDTYIPTPTRAIDKPFLMPIEDVFTISGRGTVVTGRCEKGIVKVGDEIEIVGLRPTQTTIVTGVEMFRKVLDEGQAGDNIGVLLRGTKKEDVERGMVLAKPKSITPHTKFKAEIYVLTKEEGGRHTPFFNGYRPQFYFRTTDVTGIVTLTPGVEMVMPGDNVTVTGELISPIAMDQGLRFAVREGGKTVGSGVVTEILA comes from the coding sequence ATGGCGAAGGCGAAATTTGAGCGACGGAAGCCCCACGTGAACATCGGGACGATCGGGCACGTGGACCATGGCAAGACGACGCTGACGAGTGCGCTGACCAAGATCTGCTCGGATCGCGGGATGGCGAAATTCGTGAGCTATGACGAAGTGGCGAAGGCGAGCGAAAGTCAAGGGCGCCGGGATGCCAGCAAGATCATGACGATCGCGATCAGCCACGTCGAGTATGAGACGGACAATCGGCACTATGCGCACGTTGACTGCCCGGGCCACGCGGATTATGTGAAGAACATGATCACCGGCGCCGCGCAGATGGATGGAGCGATCCTGGTGGTGAGTGCCGCGGACGGCCCGATGCCGCAGACGCGGGAGCACATTTTGTTGGCGCGCCAAGTCGGCGTCCCCTACATCGTGGTGTTTCTGAACAAGGCGGACAAGGTCGATGACAAAGAATTGTTGGAATTAGTCGAGCTCGAAGTGCGGGAGCTGCTGACCAAGTACGACTTCCCGGGCGATAAGATTCCGATCGTGCAGGGCTCGGCGCTGAAAGCGGTCGAAGGGGATCAGGGGCCGTTGGGCGTGCCGTCCATTCTGAAGTTGCTCGAAGCCGTCGATACCTACATCCCGACGCCGACCCGGGCGATTGATAAGCCGTTCCTGATGCCGATCGAAGACGTATTTACGATCAGCGGACGCGGCACGGTCGTGACGGGCCGATGCGAGAAGGGGATCGTGAAGGTCGGCGACGAAATCGAAATCGTCGGCTTGCGGCCCACGCAGACGACCATCGTGACGGGCGTGGAAATGTTCCGCAAGGTGCTCGATGAGGGGCAGGCGGGGGACAATATCGGCGTCTTGCTGCGCGGCACGAAGAAGGAAGATGTGGAGCGGGGCATGGTGTTGGCCAAGCCGAAGAGCATCACGCCGCACACGAAGTTCAAGGCGGAGATCTATGTGTTGACCAAGGAAGAAGGTGGACGTCATACGCCGTTCTTTAATGGCTACCGGCCGCAGTTCTACTTCCGGACGACCGACGTGACGGGGATCGTGACGTTAACGCCGGGCGTGGAGATGGTGATGCCGGGAGACAATGTGACGGTCACGGGCGAATTGATCAGTCCGATCGCCATGGATCAGGGGTTGCGGTTTGCGGTTCGAGAGGGCGGCAAAACCGTCGGCTCGGGCGTCGTTACGGAAATTTTAGCGTAA
- the rpmG gene encoding 50S ribosomal protein L33, whose protein sequence is MRDIIDLACTVCKQRNYTTRKNKKNDPDRLERNKFCKFCRKHIAHKEVK, encoded by the coding sequence ATGCGAGATATCATCGACTTGGCCTGTACGGTCTGCAAGCAGCGAAATTATACGACCCGCAAGAACAAGAAGAACGATCCGGATCGCTTGGAGCGAAACAAGTTCTGTAAGTTCTGCCGGAAGCACATCGCTCATAAGGAAGTGAAGTAG
- the secE gene encoding preprotein translocase subunit SecE: MFQRLIASIREFIEGVRGELKKVSFPSRTETIGATTVVIVFCILMSLYLSMMDSVLGWLMRKVI, encoded by the coding sequence GTGTTTCAGCGATTGATCGCCTCTATTCGAGAATTCATCGAGGGTGTGCGCGGTGAACTCAAGAAGGTCTCGTTCCCGTCGAGGACGGAAACGATCGGCGCCACCACGGTCGTGATCGTGTTTTGTATCCTCATGTCCCTTTATCTGTCGATGATGGATTCCGTGCTGGGCTGGCTGATGCGCAAGGTCATTTAG
- the nusG gene encoding transcription termination/antitermination protein NusG yields MSNKNWYVIHTYAGFEGRVKTSLLERASQMGLTERLGQVLVPTEDVIEIKDGKRRTSRRKFFPGYVLIELEAPLADETLQMIKETPKVTGFVGGGAQPTPLSSEEVDSLLKQVDAGAAGPREQVRFIKGDNVRIVDGPFLGFNGAVDDVDADHSRVKVFVSIFGRSTPVELGFLQVERI; encoded by the coding sequence ATGAGCAATAAGAACTGGTACGTCATCCATACCTATGCGGGGTTTGAGGGTCGCGTGAAGACCAGTCTCCTTGAGCGCGCAAGTCAAATGGGGCTCACCGAGCGACTTGGGCAGGTCCTGGTTCCGACGGAAGATGTAATCGAGATCAAGGACGGAAAGCGACGCACGTCCCGGAGAAAATTTTTCCCGGGTTACGTTCTGATTGAACTCGAGGCGCCGCTGGCTGATGAAACCTTGCAGATGATTAAGGAGACCCCCAAGGTTACCGGGTTCGTCGGGGGAGGGGCTCAGCCTACACCGCTGTCCTCGGAAGAGGTGGATTCTCTGCTGAAGCAGGTAGATGCCGGCGCGGCAGGACCGCGCGAGCAGGTCCGGTTTATCAAGGGGGACAATGTCCGGATTGTAGATGGTCCGTTCCTCGGTTTTAATGGCGCGGTCGATGATGTGGATGCTGATCATAGCCGGGTAAAAGTTTTTGTAAGTATTTTTGGCCGGTCGACGCCGGTCGAGCTTGGTTTCTTGCAGGTCGAACGTATTTGA
- the rplK gene encoding 50S ribosomal protein L11 — translation MAKEVSAQIKLQIPAGKANPAPPVGPSLGQHGVNIMEFCKQFNAKTQKDGDSIIPVIITVYKDRSFTFIMKTPPASDLLKKAAGIIKGSGVPHKDKVGKVSQAQVREIAQKKLSDLNAADLEGAIKIIQGTARSMGITVQ, via the coding sequence ATGGCCAAGGAAGTATCAGCGCAGATTAAATTGCAGATTCCGGCCGGCAAGGCCAATCCTGCTCCGCCCGTTGGTCCGTCATTGGGTCAGCACGGCGTGAACATTATGGAGTTTTGCAAGCAGTTTAACGCCAAAACGCAGAAGGACGGGGATAGCATCATCCCGGTGATCATTACGGTCTATAAGGACCGGAGCTTTACCTTCATCATGAAGACGCCTCCGGCATCGGACCTCCTGAAGAAGGCCGCCGGGATCATCAAGGGGTCCGGCGTGCCGCATAAGGACAAGGTGGGAAAAGTGAGTCAGGCCCAGGTCCGTGAAATCGCGCAGAAGAAGTTGTCCGACCTGAATGCGGCCGATCTTGAGGGCGCCATCAAGATTATCCAGGGGACCGCGCGTAGCATGGGCATCACCGTCCAGTAA
- a CDS encoding 50S ribosomal protein L1: MGKKLTAAQEKIEPRFYELKEAVEAVKQAAFAKYDESVDLAIRLGIDPKRSDQMVRGTTALPHGTGKKLRVLVFAKGEKEQEARQAGADHVGSDDLMEKIKGGWMEFDCAISTPDLMASVGKLGKVLGPRGLMPNPKTGTVTFEVGKAVSEIRKGRVEFKVEKAGIVQVPVGKVSFDVQKLYDNAQAVLESVVKAKPSSCKGRYIKSVTMSSTMGPGVKLDPVALSKLWS, translated from the coding sequence ATGGGAAAGAAATTGACCGCGGCTCAGGAAAAGATCGAGCCCAGGTTTTATGAGTTGAAAGAGGCTGTCGAGGCTGTCAAGCAGGCGGCCTTTGCCAAGTACGATGAGTCCGTCGATCTGGCGATTCGTCTGGGAATCGATCCCAAGCGGTCGGATCAGATGGTACGCGGGACCACGGCGTTGCCGCATGGGACGGGTAAGAAGCTCCGCGTGCTCGTATTTGCCAAAGGCGAAAAAGAGCAGGAGGCTCGCCAGGCGGGCGCAGATCATGTGGGCTCGGACGACCTGATGGAAAAGATCAAGGGCGGGTGGATGGAGTTTGATTGTGCCATCTCCACGCCTGATTTGATGGCCTCTGTCGGTAAGCTGGGAAAGGTGCTTGGTCCCCGCGGACTGATGCCCAATCCGAAGACCGGCACGGTCACGTTTGAGGTCGGCAAGGCAGTCAGTGAAATTCGCAAGGGCCGTGTCGAGTTCAAGGTCGAGAAAGCCGGAATCGTGCAAGTGCCGGTTGGTAAGGTCTCGTTTGACGTTCAAAAGCTGTATGACAATGCGCAGGCCGTGCTGGAGTCTGTGGTGAAGGCGAAGCCCTCATCCTGCAAGGGCCGATACATCAAGAGTGTGACGATGTCGAGCACCATGGGGCCGGGCGTGAAGCTGGATCCTGTGGCGCTGTCGAAGTTGTGGAGTTGA
- the rplL gene encoding 50S ribosomal protein L7/L12 has protein sequence MKKEEKATAIAELTEKFGRARLAILTECAGMPVNQMTELRRQLRGAKAEYCVIKNTLAVRASTGTILADAKDHFKGPTGLVIGYDDPVLPAKILRDFIQAEKRSEKIKVTVGVLEGRLVQAADLNAIAQLPKKEVLIAMLLSAMQGPIRGVVYALSGVLSKFVRVIAAIQDKKKGEGDMSAAGTKLSQDELIKAIEGMSVLELADLVKGLETRFGVTAAAPVAVAAVGGGGAAAAPAEEKTAFDVILVSAPADKKIQVIKVVRELTSLGLKEAKDLVEGAPKPIKAGATKEEADTMKKKLEESGAKVEVK, from the coding sequence ATGAAGAAAGAAGAGAAGGCAACAGCGATCGCAGAGTTGACGGAAAAGTTCGGTCGCGCCCGCTTGGCGATTCTGACGGAGTGCGCCGGCATGCCCGTCAATCAGATGACCGAGTTGCGCCGGCAGTTGCGCGGCGCCAAGGCGGAGTATTGCGTCATCAAGAATACCCTGGCCGTGCGCGCCTCGACCGGCACGATTCTCGCGGACGCCAAAGATCATTTCAAGGGGCCGACTGGCCTGGTGATCGGGTATGACGATCCGGTTCTGCCGGCGAAGATCTTGCGCGATTTCATTCAGGCTGAAAAGCGGTCTGAGAAGATCAAGGTGACGGTCGGGGTATTGGAAGGCCGGCTGGTGCAGGCTGCGGATCTGAACGCCATTGCGCAGCTGCCGAAAAAGGAAGTGTTGATTGCGATGCTGCTATCGGCCATGCAGGGCCCGATTCGCGGCGTGGTGTACGCGTTGAGCGGAGTGTTAAGCAAGTTTGTGCGAGTCATTGCAGCCATTCAGGATAAAAAGAAAGGGGAGGGCGACATGTCAGCAGCAGGAACCAAGTTGTCACAAGATGAATTGATCAAGGCAATCGAGGGCATGAGCGTGTTGGAATTGGCCGATCTGGTCAAGGGGCTGGAGACGCGTTTTGGCGTGACGGCGGCGGCGCCTGTGGCCGTGGCGGCCGTGGGTGGTGGCGGGGCGGCAGCGGCTCCCGCTGAAGAGAAGACGGCCTTTGATGTGATCCTGGTCAGTGCTCCGGCAGACAAGAAGATCCAGGTCATCAAGGTGGTGCGTGAGCTCACCAGCCTCGGACTCAAGGAAGCGAAGGACCTGGTCGAGGGCGCTCCGAAGCCCATCAAGGCCGGTGCCACCAAGGAAGAAGCCGACACGATGAAGAAGAAGCTCGAGGAAAGCGGAGCGAAAGTCGAAGTTAAGTAA